GTAAAGCCAGGGGATTAATTGAAAGCCTAAGAGCGCAGTTCGCAGAGCGAAAAATCGGACGATTTCTGGTTATTGAAAAGGCAACGGGAAAAAAACTTGGTTGGTGCGGGCTCAAGTGGATCGAAGAAACTAAAGAGATAGATTTAGGCTATCGCTTCTTGAGATCAAGCTGGGGCAAAGGCTTCGCATTTGAAGCGGCCCAAGCGTGTCTTAGTTATGGCTTCAACGCTCTAAATTTTGAAAAAATTACGGCCCAGATAATGCCGACCAATACGGCTTCGATAGCTCTTGCAAAAAAACTCAGAATGAAAGAAGCGTCTCGAGTGATAGAAGACGATGTTGAATTTATCGTTTTCGAAATTCAGTCTTCTAAAGTTCGCACTCTCTAAATTTCGATAAACAACCGGGATCGCGTTCAAGAAATCGTTTCCGGCTGGAATTTGAAATACTTCGGATAAGAATATATAATAATGATTCCCCGCCAGGACGGTGGGGAAAAACTTGCTCATGGATGACAGAATGTCGCAAAACCGCCTCTGCCTTTTGAACTCTTAGCTTCGAAAACAACAAAGCCTGCACATTCCTGCACAGGCTTTGGATTGAAAACAAGGAA
The nucleotide sequence above comes from Bdellovibrio svalbardensis. Encoded proteins:
- a CDS encoding GNAT family N-acetyltransferase encodes the protein MTVDNFKLLTARLELRPHRFDDVDFMMELNLDPEVTRYVPDGPFEHVSKARGLIESLRAQFAERKIGRFLVIEKATGKKLGWCGLKWIEETKEIDLGYRFLRSSWGKGFAFEAAQACLSYGFNALNFEKITAQIMPTNTASIALAKKLRMKEASRVIEDDVEFIVFEIQSSKVRTL